From Phalacrocorax carbo chromosome 25, bPhaCar2.1, whole genome shotgun sequence:
ATGAGCAGCAGCGGCCATAGTGCCAAAGCTTTATTGCAGGCAGATGCATGCACCGAGCGTGCTGGTGCTCTGCACGGCGGGGCCAGCGCGGCGGCTACACGGCATTGGCCAAGTTCTCGGCGCTGCGGCGGCCGAAGTCCATCCAGTCGGGGTAATAGTGGTCATGCAGGGCCTCTGTCCCCTCGTCGCCGTGCACATAGCCTTTGCGGTTGCTCAGCTCTGCCAGGGAAAGGGGAGCAGGTCAGAGCGGGCCGGGCTGTGCCTTACGGGGCCCCCCCAAGGGCTGCCCACCCTGCACCTCCCAGTACCTGTGAAGATGTGGGGCAGGAACCGGGAGATGAGGTGCTTCTGCTCCTGGGACAGGGACTCGGGCCAGTCCCGCCGGACCAGGCTGGCGGGGAGATGGTGGGGGTCCCCCGCAGGCCCCGGCGCCTCCGCCACGGGCTGGCTCAGGCAGGCGGTCGCCGCGATGGCGAGGAGGAGGCCAACATACACCATCGCCTTCATGGCTGCGGAGAGACTGAGCGGCGAAAGGGAGCAGAGCGGCTGCAGCCCCTGAACCGGGGGCACGTGCTCAGCCTGCGGCGAGGGGTGACCCGTGTGGGGAGCAGGGTGCTCTTCTCCAGAGCATGGCTGGTCCCCAAGTCCCCTCTGTCCCTCCCAGTGGGTTCCCAagtcccctccatccctccctctggCCCCCAagtcccctccatccctccttctGGTCCCCAAGTCCCCTCTGTCCCTCCCAGTGGGTTCCCAagtcccctccatccctccttctGGTCCCCAAGTCCCCTCTGTCCCTCCCAGTGGGTTCCCAagtcccctccatccctccctctggCCCCCAagtcccctccatccctccctctggCCCCCCGAGTCGTCTCCATCCTTCTCTCCCAGCTGGCCACAAGGCCCCTGGAGTCACGGACTCATAGACTCTCTCAAGCTGGAGGGGACCCCATAAGGCCCATccatccaaccccctgctcctcacaggacaacCTAAAACTAAACCGGATGCCCGAGCACCGTCCAGCTGCTCCTCGACCTCCGCCAGGCGGGGAGCAGGGTGTTCTTCCCCAGGGCATGGCTGGGCCCCAAGCCCCCTGCGTCCCGCTCTCCCAGTGGGTCCCCAACCCCCTCCGGCCagtccccgcagccccgggaCTCACCTGCGGGCTCCGGGGCTCGGTGGGC
This genomic window contains:
- the LOC135317289 gene encoding gastrin/cholecystokinin-like peptide; the protein is MKAMVYVGLLLAIAATACLSQPVAEAPGPAGDPHHLPASLVRRDWPESLSQEQKHLISRFLPHIFTELSNRKGYVHGDEGTEALHDHYYPDWMDFGRRSAENLANAV